Part of the Antechinus flavipes isolate AdamAnt ecotype Samford, QLD, Australia chromosome 2, AdamAnt_v2, whole genome shotgun sequence genome is shown below.
ATTTCAGAGAAGTCCATTTATATGCAAATGGAGCTCTGTTGGACAGATGCTGTAGGGTCAGATCAGCAACCCCACCATTACCAATAAAAGCCAGCCCACTCCTGTCTCGGGGGTACTCCGAGAAACAGCCACCCCCACTCCCAATTAATAAAGCAGCCCTGACTGGGTTAGAGtgtttccctctccttccctgggCAGCCACATCTCCCTGAGTTCAGTTTCTCACATCATGGAACATGTTCTACAAGTCACAATGTGTTAGCGTACTCTGGCCATTGAAATGGCACTAGATTGGGAGTCCAGGCCCCCATCGGCCGGGGCTTTGCTGACTAAGTGGCAACGTGCAGACTACAACCCACAGCTCTCTGggtcaatttcttcagctgtatAATGGAATTAGAATGAAAAACCTTTTCTCCCAGTGCTAAACCTGTGACTCAAGGTTGATTCTATCAGTATGATCACATAGTGAATGCTGTTGTAAAGCAAATAATCACTTACATATTTGGTAGATCGGAGTTTTCCTATCTTGGATTTACTTATAGTAAAGGGGAAAAGTCTGGGCTATTACTGAGAATAGCCAGTATAGTTGCTGATTAAGAGATCCATCCTGGACAATTTTTCCTGGATGTGTTGTTTCTTTAATGATGACATGGGGGTGGGCAGTACTAACTTATTTTGCCTGTGAGGGGGCATATAGATTCTTCAGGCTTTTGGAGGCCTTAGACCCTAAGGTCAGTGGTCAACCTGCTTTTTCTCAGCTCTAGATGCCTATTTTCAGTGACTAGTTTAATCAAGGGCTGAGTCTGTCCACTCCCCCAGAGGGCTGCTGGGCTCAATATTCATGGGCTTCATTGTCCTAGAGTTCCTTTCAGGAAGCTGAGGGTCTGCCTTCATGATGGaccagagggagaaagaaaggcagatgTTGTCTGTCACCTTGTCCTACTTCCAGCAGTTAAGTGCTAGTTTTTATGGCATCCAGCCACAATCCCTTTCCCTGAGTGAATGAGGGCCTTTTCTTTAGcccccttttttctgttttgtcttctgGAATTATAAAGTAAAAGAGTACCCTCAAAACTTGGCCTAGGTATGGAAGTAGAAAATAGAGATCTTTCCTGCCCTCAATTTGAATGGATGGGAAggctattttttccttgaaactgCTAGGCCCCCCTCCCATCACCCTTGTGTTCACTCAGCCAGCCCTCCCACCCACCTAACTCActtgagggagagggagaagtcaTTCTTGCTGGTTTCACTGTTTCGCACCAAATAGCTGGCTTCCTTGCATAGCCTCAGCAGGTTCTCGGCATCGGTTCGGCTGATGGCCCCATGGTACCAACTGAGGGGGAGAAGGATGGAGGGCATCTCTGCTGGTCTCCCTCTGGCTACAGCCATCTGAGGAGTACCCACTCAGGATGCCCCCTCCCAGGCCTTGTCCTTCAGACCTAGGTTTGCTCTCAGGGATCACAGGGAGGTCTCCCATTGCAGGGTTGGGGGTAGGGGGCAAGTACCCAAGTCCAAGTTTCAGCAAGAGGGAGGGAGCCCCAGAGGGACACAGACACTCACACCTGGTTTTCCAGAGGCAGGGCTGGGTCTGTCCATTCCCCTAAGGGGCTGCTGGGCTCAATGCTCAAAGGTTTCATTGCCTTAGAGTTCCCTCCAGGAAGCCGAGGAAGGGGACGACCCTTCTCTTCTCTGCTGGGAGACAAGCAGTTCTCAGACCCTTCAAACTGAGCTGGGGAGAAGAAACAAAGCTTATTACAAAAGCTGGCTAGCTTCAGATGTGGATGGATATGGGAAGAATCTTCTATCCCAAAGACTTCCTACTGGCAGTAGAGGAACATCAAAAGACATGCAAGGAAATCTCATGCAGGTCAGGGGGTCCCATGGTCTCTTCTAACTGTGTCACCAGTTTACTGAAAGACCCTGAGAAAACTGCTGTTCtgctccttgcctcagtttctacatatgtgacatagaaaaaataagcTTACCCCCCACTTCAGAATTTGTTGGTATTTGCTATCATTCCAAGCAGGACCCCCAATTACATTGTTAGGTGAAGGAAGGaagttgggggaggggatagTGGGAAAGGAAggctggaaagaaaagaaaagaaaaggaacaaaagaaagcaCTTAAGCTCTTCCCTCTAGGGTGTCCAGGCAGCCTTCTCTATTCCATCCCCCTAAGGGTGGCTTCAGTGTTGATAATAttgtttctctccccttctcagaGTTCATTACTGTTCCCCACATCACCCTGCCAAGCCACTCTCCAGAAATGACTTATCGATCTTAGAACAATTACTAGATTCCCTTCAGTGCCATCCTGACAGGCTAATCCTGCCCAGAGCCTCTGTTTGTCTGCctgccctccctcctttcccctcaagGGCTGAAATCACTTTCTTTagtctcctcccccctccttcctctccctccctccctcatatGCAGATACAGCTGCCTAGGATGTCTGTCTGTTCTCTCTTGTCCCAATCAGGGCAAGTCTGACAGCTGAGGTTATCCAGTGGAGATGCTGGTTCCACACACTGGTCTGTACTCCAGCACTCAGAAATGCATCCAGGGACTCTCACAAGAGGCTGTGAGGATGCAAATGTGTGCACAGGACAATACTGAGAAGGGGGTCTCCTGGAGACTTGAGCATCCCCCCACTTCTCCCTTCTGCTCTCTTTAGGCTCCTTTTAGCAAATGCCATTACTTCTAGAGGAAGTGTTTATGACCCTTTGTGTGTCAGGGACCGCCTTTAGCAGGAAGGTGAAACCTGAGACTTTTTcacagaataatgattttaaatgcataaaataaaatacataggattacgaAGGAATAATTATATAACCTCATAAggtaattataatataatgtaatgacAATAATTATCATACAGTTCTCAAAAAACAAGTTCATAAGGCCCAGGCTAAGTATTCCTACAACGTTTCTCATTCACAATAATTTAACTGGATAAATTCATCCACGTATTAAGTTAGGGACTCAATGTATTATCTCATCCTGCTTCCCAGAAATGTAGGGATTTTAAAGGGAGATTTATAAAACAAATGAGTTGGGAGATGAGTTAGATACATTTTGGAGGAGGGGTAAGGACTTGCTGGCTGGCCCTGGGCCATAAcaccaaagagaaaagaatttaggATTCCTCCTTTCTGCCAAAAAATTTCTAGCTGCCTAGAAGAGAAAATTCCCTATTCATCCTCTATACCTCTTTTCAACACATAGTTCCCTTCTGTTGtgatcttccctcctcccttcccccttccataGGCTCTTCTGAAGGAAGGGGGTCCTGAGACATAAGAGGATGCTGTCCCTCGGACATAACCTACAGCAAGGCCCACCCTTCCCAATATTCCCCCAGGCTCACAACCCACCACTGCCGTCTTCTAGGCTGGGCTCAGGGAGAAGGGGTGAGACCGGAGCAGAGATGTCCCCATCCCCATCAGGGAGGGAAGGGCTGCTGTCCAGCTGTCCCACAGGTGGTGGCCAAGGTAGGTCTTTGATGACCTTAATGTCAACTGGAgccagaggcagagggaggaagacaaaagcagagaaagagagagagagagagagacaagaaataGAAGTTGAGACACAGAAACCCAGAGTGCAGGAGAGCCTAACAGAACCATGTGCAGAGGGCCGAGTAGTAAAGACAGGGGGATTCTCAGGGATAGAATAGGAGGCTGGCTGGGGAGTAGCATGAGTGAAAGTCATTCAGGTTTAGGGGAAAAACTGTCTAATGAAACATTTGttaatgattaggaaaaaaaaaagttacccaaAGACAAGAGAATGAAGGGAGTTCTTCTGCCACCCCCAAAGAGGCTTTTATAACCCATCTCCCTCTCTTTACAATCCCTGCTTTCTCACTCCCCATACTTAGTCCCAAAGAATGGGTTCGGTATCTAAGTTTCAGTCTGTCAATAATACCTAGACTTGGGGAAAAACACATTATTAAAATTTAACTTCCCCCTAGATCCAGAGCATTGCCAATTAGAGGAGGGATGCCACTGGCTGCCACGGGGTTGCTAACGAGGTTTCCTAATGACGAGCATAGATTTTCCCATTAAGCAATACAAACAGTATTGATTCTCCAAGGAGACTTCAGGAGATAAACTGGCCATCCTCAGCTGCGTgagcgtacacacacacacacacacacacacacttctcttGGGCAACTAGGAAGCAAATTAGAAACCTGTGGTTTCTCATCTAGTTAAGGGTTCAACCTTGGGAGGcacagaggaaaaagaagggagctGGGCCCATCCCTTCGGGCCTGGGACAAAGAAGGCAGGGTGAGTGGCAGAGGGCTAACAGAATTTAAAGAGCTTTGTGTTTAGGAGAGTGTACTCCTTACCCCTTCCTTTCTCAGggcttcttccctccccacttcccccacTATTTCTCCCTAAGACACATTTCAGGGTCACTCAGAAGCTAAGGTACATCTGGGATCCAGGGATCTTCAGCCTCCATACTCTGGGTCCTCTTAATTCCCATCTTTCCCTTCAGCAATTTTCATCACACCAGATGAACAAGCTTGGGGTTCTGCAGAAAAACTGTAATAAATAATTCTAATGTACCTCTCCTAACACCCATTTATCCTCCCTGCTTCCCACTCACACATACTTTTCCACCCGACTACGACATACACTCTGTATTCAGTAAACATTTCCCTGGATTGCATTCCCTATTATTCACTCTGCAGGCAAGTCCCTTTGGTCTTCTGTCCATTCCCATTCCATCTATCTGACCCTGGCTGAAGGCCCCAGAGTGGGACAACTGATGTGCAGGAGACAGTAAGGGGTCATAATAGTTTATGAATACAGAGGCCAGTAGAAAGTGCTAAGAAAGTCaatgcccagaactgaacaaCTGCCAATTTCTGGAACACAGGTCCTGGGGTGGAAGAAAATGGATCTGCTTCCCTATGCATCTCTCATCTCCCCACATCTCAAATTAAGCAGATGCCCTCCCTTGTGGTGTCCTGATCTGTGCATCTCCACACTTTAGGGTGCCCATAAGACACTTGAGGGCATACCCTGAGTCCTCCCTCCCAAGCCTGCCCTTTCCTTGCCCAGAAACTTACCGGCAAAGGCCTTGGAGATCCTCTCCTTCTTCCACTCCCAGGGCTGGTCATACTCCTCAGGGGGTCTCTCATCATCCTCAGGTAGACGGGACTCCCGGGGTCGACCAGCCCCCTCACCTTCAGGGGACAGCCCTTCCTCTGCTGGTTCATAAGGTGTGTCATACAGGGGAAGGGGCTTGGCAGCTGCTTCCTTGGAGCCTCGTATCTCTAGTAGGATGAgacaataaaagaaaggaaaagaaaggaatttcaaACCTTAGCCAGCTCAGAGCCTCATCTCTGGAAGCTAGtcttaacaataataacatttatgtgGCACTTACTGTGGCCAAGCGCTATgcaatcttatctcatttgagcctttcAATCTTAGGACTTAGggtgctactattattcccattttacagaagaaaaaatagaggcaGGTGTTAAATTACTTCTCTGGGGTCACATTGCTACCTGCATTTAAACTCATGTCTATCCTGACTGGAGACCTAATGCTGTCATTCTAAGGGAGGGTCCcacagaaaagaaatggaattggCTTTCAGGTAGAATACCAGAACTACATAAGTTCTGGAAGATTCAAAGAAGGGAAAGTCTAGAAAAGAAAGGGTTAACTAATTGGATGAGGCAATCATAGGACTCAGGATTATCCAGCAGGAAGATGTGAGGTTACAAGTTCAGTCTCCATCCTCATTTTCCTGGGATACAAGCAGGAACCCTTGTCATTTAcaatcattcttcctttttttggctGTATTTGGTACTGCTGATCACCCCCATTTTATGAAGTTTTATCCTTATGATGGGATAATGGcaactggacctgtgattttcaCTGGTATAGAGAATTCTCCTAGTACAAGTTGGTACCTTCTGGTCCAaaatactgagaaattaagtggcttAGGATCATATAGTCAATCTATATCCTATGCAGGATtggaacacaggtcttcctggcttctaGTCAGCTCCCTCTAAGCATATTGGCTTTTTCCGCCTCCTTGACTACACTTATATTGATTCACCTTTACTCTAATGGTCCCTTAGACTTCTCTTTTCATTGTCTTGTCTACTTCCTTCTGTACTCCCAGCTACTATGAATTCCCCAAAGGCCAGACCATTGCTTCTCATCAATACATGCTCATAGCACTTGATTAAATCCTATCTTGCTTTATGTCTGATGGTGTAAAGCACAAGGATTAGTAGCAAGGGTCCTGTCCTACATTTCTATTATATACCTTATCATACAGGACTCAGGTTCAAACTTAGGCACTGCCACTGTGTACGTGGGAAAATCAATCAGACATTTGTTATATACTATAATATGCCAGGAGCTGTGTCAAGCGCTGTGCAAGTTGCTTAgcatttcctcacctataaaatgaggggatgggaCAGGGTAACCTTAAAGCCCTTTTCTAGCTCTGGATACTATGACTGTTACCATACAAGGCTATgttaaaagagataaatgaatACGTACCCACCCATAAAGTGTTAGGAACTAGGGAAGCCTAGTCCCTCAAATCTACTGCTTAACTTGTGCTACAAGACCCTCCCCTGTGCTCACCGGCCATCATCTTCTGAGCCTCATAGGGCTCCATGTAGCCATCATTCTCTGGTATCTTCTCTGAGGGCCCTGGAGGCACTGCTGTGCCTTCGCCTGTTTCTTGAGCATCAAAAGGGTCGGCATAGTCCTCTAGGATTACCAGCTgcaaggggaaggggagggaagaagtagGACAAAGAGGGGAATAAAAGTTGCCTAATGTGCAGACTTAGATCATTGGTTTCTTTTGTGGTTCTATGTATTTGGAAATGTGATTCTGAGAAGGagtccatagatttcaccagtTTGCCAAAAGGAGTCCCTGACaccaaaaagatcaagaatcacTTGTTTTAGACAACTACCTATGCACTAATAAGGCactgtggtacagtggaaagagccctggggCACTGGATGGagagagtctggatttgaatcttggccAACCTTGGGCATACTATTAGGATTTTCAGGGCTTAAgtttcttttatctgtaaaataagaaggggTCTTGAGGACCTCTGCTGGacattccagttctaaatctatgatcccgact
Proteins encoded:
- the SHF gene encoding SH2 domain-containing adapter protein F isoform X1; the encoded protein is MLLSGAPPAGSGPGPRGAQGGAGSGPGGARRGGGGAGAGPGGSGGGGGGGVAKWLREHLGFRGGSGGGGGTKPAPPEPDYRPPAPAPASPPAPPPDILAAYRLQRERDFEDPYSGGPSGPATPAAPVTPGPTPPPRHGSPPHRLIRVETPGLPAPLAEERLPAGGDRLVILEDYADPFDAQETGEGTAVPPGPSEKIPENDGYMEPYEAQKMMAEIRGSKEAAAKPLPLYDTPYEPAEEGLSPEGEGAGRPRESRLPEDDERPPEEYDQPWEWKKERISKAFAVDIKVIKDLPWPPPVGQLDSSPSLPDGDGDISAPVSPLLPEPSLEDGSAQFEGSENCLSPSREEKGRPLPRLPGGNSKAMKPLSIEPSSPLGEWTDPALPLENQVWYHGAISRTDAENLLRLCKEASYLVRNSETSKNDFSLSLKSSQGFMHMKLSRTKEHKYVLGQNSPPFSSVPEIVHHYASRKLPIKGAEHMSLLYPVAIRTL